The Streptomyces sp. NBC_00306 sequence GAGTTCGTCCGCACCACCGCCCGCGGCGGTGGGCGGCACATGCCGGGCCGGCGCCAGATCCACATCGTCGTCGAGGAGCCCGATGACCGGCACCGAGCGGCTGACGCCGGGCCGTTCGTCGGCGGTGCCGTCCCGGTCGAAGCGCCGCCAGGCGTCGAGGACGGCGGTCTGCACGGCCTGCCAGTCGAGCTTGTCGCGGCCGCCGGCCGCACCGGCCAGCTCGGCGGTGTCGACGAGCAGCAGTTCGGAGGCGGGCGGCCGGCCGGCCTCCGGCTTGCGCAGCACCCACAGATGCAGGGGGATTCCGTACGGGGGCGCGGCTCCGGCAGGCAGTGCGATGACGGCCCGCAGCGCACCGCGCCGCAGCAGCCCCGCGCGGATACGGCGACCCGAGCGGCGCGACGCGGCGGCGGGCGGCATGAGCAGCACCGCCGTGCCGCCGGGGCGCAGCCGGGCCAGCGCGTGCTGGACCCACGCCAGTTCGGACTCGGTGCGGGCCGGGAAGCCGTACTCCCAGCGCGGGTCGTAGGCGAGCTCGTCGTGGCCCCAGTTGCGCTCGTTGAACGGCGGATGGCACAGCACGGCGTCGACGGCGGCCTCGGGGAAGGCGTCCGCACGCAAGGTGTCGCCGCAGCGGGCCCTGACGGTGGCGTCGGAGTGCAGCGCGAGACGCAGAGCGGTGAGCGCGGTGAGGTCGGGGTCGGCGTCCTGGGCGTAGAGGGCTTCGGGGTACTCCACGGCCCGCAGCAGCGTGCCTGCTCCCGCGGCCGGATCGAGAACGCTCGCGGCGGGTCCGGCGACGGCGGCCATGAGGGCGGCCGGCCCGGGCGGGGTGAGTGTGTACTGACGCAGGTTGGCATCGAGGAAGCGCCCGAGCAGGAACTCATAGGTCTGCCGGTGCCCCAGCTCGTCGGCGAGCTCGGCGACCGAGCGCAGCAGGGGCACGCTGTGAACACCTCCGGCGATCGACGGCACGCCCGACGAGCGTTCGGAGGCGCCGAGCTCACGGAAGAGTTCGCCGCGGTCGTCGCCGAACCGCACGGCCAGCACCTGTTCCACCGCGGTCGGCAGCAGCTCCGCCATCCGCTCGTCCGAAGCCGCCGCCAGCTCCTGCCAGACGGTCGGCCGCTCCCGTACGAGCAGCAGGGTGCAGCCCGCCTGGATCAGCGCGGTGGCGGCGGTGGACGGGTGGTCGGCGAGTTGTTGCCAGACCCGTTCCCGCAGCGGGACCTCGGCAAGTTTCCCCTGGTCACGCAGCCACTGCTCGACCTCCGCGAGGGCGAAGGAGGGGCTGGTCTCGGTGCCGCCGACGGGCCTTGGAAAGTCCGCGTGCCGGCGCCGCCAGTTGCTGACCGCGGCCCGTCCGACCCCCGCCAGCCGGGCGATTCCCGCGGCCGTCACCTCGCTCGCGTTCTCCGGCACCTGCCGCCTCCTTCGTCCGCACCGCCCGGCCCTGCCCGTGGGTTGTGCCGCCGAGCATACCGGCGCGCACGGATTCCGACGCTTCACAGTGTGAGTGGACCCAAATCCCGTGAACCGTGTTGACTCGGTTCACAGGCTCTGCTCTTATTGACCCGTCGCTACACGGGAACTTCACCGGTCCCCACCACACTTCACGTCCCCGGAGGACATCCATGTCCCATTCCATGCAGCAGCCGCAGTACAACGCGCCGCAGGCGCCGTACACCCCGGCACCCGCCCCGGCGCGCAACGGTCTCGGCACGGCAGCGCTGGTGCTCGGCATCATCGGCACCGTCTCCGGTCTGATCCCGTTCTTCTTCTGGCTGGCCGGCATCCTCGGACTGATCGCCCTGATCCTGGGCCTGGCGGGCCGCGGCCGGGTCAAGCGCGGCGAGGCCGGCAACAAGGGAGTGACCACCACCGGCGCGGTGCTCGGGCTGGTCGCGATGATCCTCTCGGTGGTCGGCGCGGTGCTCACCTTCAAGGCCGTGGACGACGCGGTCGACGAGCTCAACAAGGCGGCCACCGGCACCACCGCGTCGAAGGAGCCGGGCGCCGCGAAGGGCGACGGCGCGGCGAAGGACACCACCAAGGACGACGCCAAGGGCAACAAGGGCGCGGGCCT is a genomic window containing:
- a CDS encoding N-6 DNA methylase, producing the protein MPENASEVTAAGIARLAGVGRAAVSNWRRRHADFPRPVGGTETSPSFALAEVEQWLRDQGKLAEVPLRERVWQQLADHPSTAATALIQAGCTLLLVRERPTVWQELAAASDERMAELLPTAVEQVLAVRFGDDRGELFRELGASERSSGVPSIAGGVHSVPLLRSVAELADELGHRQTYEFLLGRFLDANLRQYTLTPPGPAALMAAVAGPAASVLDPAAGAGTLLRAVEYPEALYAQDADPDLTALTALRLALHSDATVRARCGDTLRADAFPEAAVDAVLCHPPFNERNWGHDELAYDPRWEYGFPARTESELAWVQHALARLRPGGTAVLLMPPAAASRRSGRRIRAGLLRRGALRAVIALPAGAAPPYGIPLHLWVLRKPEAGRPPASELLLVDTAELAGAAGGRDKLDWQAVQTAVLDAWRRFDRDGTADERPGVSRSVPVIGLLDDDVDLAPARHVPPTAAGGGADELLLVRDRLADTLRLTGELTPSPTADDRPAPWPATTVGELARAGALLIRAGGTGATAGRHVPVLTEHDVLAGAGPSGALPEGPEEEAVLLEEGDVVVPVLGGGSVVRVVDAATAGAALGRNLQLLRPDPAALDAWFLAGFLRGTANTRQASSYASTATRLDVRRLQLPRLPPADQQRYGERFRTLAAFEDALRLAGRLGEQLVQGLYDGLTDGTLRA
- a CDS encoding DUF4352 domain-containing protein, whose product is MSHSMQQPQYNAPQAPYTPAPAPARNGLGTAALVLGIIGTVSGLIPFFFWLAGILGLIALILGLAGRGRVKRGEAGNKGVTTTGAVLGLVAMILSVVGAVLTFKAVDDAVDELNKAATGTTASKEPGAAKGDGAAKDTTKDDAKGNKGAGLAAGDSAVYDDGVKITVSAPKAYKPSEFAAGHTEGNKAYEVTVVLENGGSKKFDATLVTPDARAGKDGVPAEQIFDDKVGTGFSGTVLPGKKSTVRFAFDVPAAAKDLTVEVSPGFTYDASQWELKL